The following DNA comes from Occultella kanbiaonis.
CCGATCGACCCGGGCCTGCCGGGCGACGTCGCCGATGCGGACTTCTTCCCCGACGGGCGCTCCCTGCTGATCGCCCAGGACCACGAGGCGCGCACCCTGCTGTTCCGCTACGACCTCCAGGACGGCTCCGTACGCCAGGTGGGTTCCGCCGTCGGCACGGTCTCCGGGGCCACGCCCCGGCCGGACGGCGACGTCTGGATCGCGCGCTCGTCGGCCGCCGAGCCGCGCGAGGTGATCTCGGCTGCCACCGGAGCCGCCCTGATCACGTTGAACGGGCCGCGGCCGCCGGCGTCCGTGCCGGTCGAGGACGTCTGGGCGGACGGCCCAGGCGGACGCATCCACGGCCTGCTGCGCCGCCCGTCGACCGGCACCGCCCCCTACCCGGTGGTCGTGGACGTGCACGGTGGCCCCACCTGGCACGACTCGGACTCCTTCGACCCGTACGCGGCGGCGTGGACCGATCACGGTTTCGCGGTCCTGAAGGTGAACTACCGCGGCTCCACCGGGTACGGCTCGGCGTGGCGGGACGCGCTCGAGGCGAAGGTCGGCTTCACCGAGCTCGCGGACATCGCCGCCGTGCACGACGCCCTGGTCGCGGACGGCACGCTCGACGCGAACCGGTCGGTGCTGGTCGGTGCCTCGTGGGGCGGGTACCTGACGCTGCTCGGGCTCGGCACCCAGCCGGAGCGGTGGACCCTCGGCGTGGCCGGGGTGCCGGTCGCCGACTACATCGCCGCCTACGAGGACGAGATGGACAGCCTGAAGGCGTTCGACCGGTCCCTGTTCGGCGGCTCACCGGAGCAGGTGCCGGACGCCTACCGGGTCTCCTCGCCGCTGACCTACGTCGACGCGGTCCGGGCCCCCGTGCTCATCCTCGCGGGGCAGAACGACCCGCGGTGCCCGTACCGGCAGGTCGAGAACTACGTGACCGCGCTGCGCGGCCGCGGCGCCACCGTGGAGACCTACACCTACGACGCCGGCCACGGGTCCCACGTGGACCACGAGCGGGTGCGGCAGATGCGCGCCGAGCTCGAGTTCGTGCTCCGGCACCTGCCGGGCGCGCGGGCCTGACAACGGCTGGTGGTGGGCGGCCTCTCGCGGCCGCCGACCACCGAAGCCTCAGCGGGCCGCGAGCAGCTCCGCGATCTGGATCGTGTTCAGCGCGGCACCCTTGCGCAGGTTGTCGTTCGAGACGAACAGGGCGAGGCCGCGTCCGTCCGGCACGCCCGGGTCCTGACGGATCCGGCCGACGAAGCTCGGGTCCTGACCGGCTGCCTCGAGCGGGTTCGGCACCTCGGAGAGCTGCACGCCGGGCGCGGCGGCGAGGATCTCGGTGGCCCGGGCCACGCTGAGCGGCTGCGCGAACTCGGCGTTGATGGACAGCGAGTGCCCGGTGAACACCGGCACCCGCACGCAGGTGCCGGAGACCAGCAGTTCGGGCAGGCCGAGGATCTTGCGGGACTCGTTGCGCAGCTTCTGGTCCTCGTCGGTCTCACCGGAGCCGTCGTCGACCAGGTTGCCGGCGAGCGCGACCACGTTGAAGGCGATCGGTGCCACGTACTTGTTCGGCTCGGGGAAGGTGACCGCCTTCCCGTCCTGGGCCAGCGCCTTGGTGTCCTGCCCGACGGCGGCCCGGATCTGGGAGTCGAGCTCTTCGACGCCGGCGACGCCGCTGCCGGAGACCGCCTGGTAGGTGGACACGATGAGGCGCTGCAGGCCGGCCTCGTCGTGCAGGGCCTTGAGCACCGGCATCGCGGCCATCGTGGTGCAGTTCGGGTTCGCGATGATGCCCTTGCGCGCATCCGCGATCGCCTCGGGGTTCACCTCGGAGACCACCAGCGGCACGTCCGGGTCCATCCGGAACGCCGAGGAGTTGTCCACCACGGTCACCCCGGCCGCGGCGAACCGCGGGGCCTGGGTCCGGGAGGTGCTCGCACCGGCGGAGAACACCGCGATGTCCAGGTCGGAGACGTCCGCGGTGGCGGCGTCCTCGACCACGATGTCCTCGCCCTTCCAGGGCAGGGTGGTGCCGGCCGAGCGGGCGGACGCGAAGTACCGCACCGCGTCCGCCGGGAAGTCACGTTCCTCGAGCAGCCGGCGCATCACGGCGCCCACCTGCCCGGTGGCGCCGACGACGCCGATCCGTACGCCCATGCTCAACGCCCCGTTCCGCCGTAGACCACGGCCTCGACCTCGTCGGCGTCCAACCCGAACGCCGTGTGCACCGCGCGGACCGCCGGCTCCAGGTCCTCGCTGCGGGTGACCACCGAGATCCGGATCTCCGAGGTGGAGATCATCTCGATGTTGATGCCGGCGTCCCGGAGGGCACCGAAGAGCCGCGCGGAGACCCCCGGGTGGGAGCGCATCCCGGCACCGACCAGGGACAGCTTGCCCACGCCCTCGTCGTAGTTGAGGCTCTGGTAGCCGAGCTCGGCGGCCGTCGCCTCGAGTGCCTCCTTCGCCGCCTTCGACTGGTCGGTCGGAAGGGTGAAGGAGATGTCGGTCCGGCCGGTCTCCTGCTCGGACACGTTCTGCACGATCATGTCGATGTTCACGCCCGCGGCCGCGACGGCCTCGAACAGCTGCGCGGCCTTGCCCGGCACGTCCGGGACGCCGACGACGGTGACCTTGCCCTGGGAGCTGTCGTGGGCCACGCCGGAGATGATGGGGTTTTCCATTGGTCCTTCTTCGGGGTCTGCGTCGGTCACGAGCGTGCCCTCGTTGAGCGAGAACGAACTGCGCACGTGAATGGGAACGCCGTAGCGGCGGGCATATTCCACGGCCCGCAGGTGCAGGATCTTCGCGCCGTTGGCCGCCATCTCGAGGGTCTCCTCGGTGGTGATGCGGTCGATCCGGCGCGCGGCCGGCACGATCCGCGGATCGGCGGTGAACAGGCCGTCGACGTCGGTGTAGATCTCACACACGTCGGCGCCGAGCGCGGCAGCCAGTGCCACCGCGGTGGTGTCCGAGCCGCCGCGGCCGAGGGTGGTCACGTCGTTGGTGTGCTGGGTGACGCCCTGGAAGCCCGCGACGATGGCCACGGCGCCGCCCTCGAGGACCCGCTGGATCCGGCTGGGCGAGACGTCGATGATGCGGGCGTTGCCGTGTGAGGTGTCGGTGATGACCCCCGCCTGCTGGCCGGTGAACGCCTGCGCATCCGTGCCGAGCTCATGGATCGCGATGGCGAGCAGCGCCATCGAGATCCGCTCGCCCGCGGTCAGGAGGATGTCCATCTCCCGGTTCGGCGGGCTGTCGGAGATCGCGGCGGCGAGGTCGAGCAGTTCGTCCGTGGTGTCGCCCATGGCGGAGACCACCACGACCACCTCGTTGCCGGCGGTCTTGGTCTCGGTCACCCGTTTGGCCACGCGCTGAATGCTGGCCGCGTCAGCGACCGACGATCCGCCGAACTTCTGGACGATGAGTGCCACGGAGGCTCCGATGGGGGTGGGAAATTGGAACGCCTGATTCTAGATCGGACCAGTGGGTGGACACGCTTGCGTCCGCATCCCGAAACCGTCAGTTGCCGCTGACGACGTCCCAGGTGAGCTTGATGATGAGGGCGGCGACCACCACGAGGAACGCGATCCGGATGAACCCGCTGCCCTTGGCCACGGCCATCCGGGCGCCGAGGTAGGCGCCGAGGATGTTCGCCGCGCCGACCACGATCCCGATCCCCCAGAGCACCGCGCCGTACGGCACGAAGAACACCAGCGCGCCGAGGTTGGTGGCGAAGTTCACGATCTTCGCGAGCGCGCTCGCCGGCAGGAAGGCGTAGCCGAGCACGCTGACCAGGCTGATGACCAGGAAGCTGCCGGTACCGGGGCCGAGGAGCCCGTCGTAGGCACCGATCGCGAGGCCGAGCGCGACGGCCGCGCCGTAGTGCCGGTTCCCGCTCCAGCGCAGGTCCGTCACGGCCCCGAGCTTGGGCTTGGCCGCGGTGTAGATGGCGACGAGGATCAGCACCACGATGATGATCGGGCGCAGGGCCTGTTCGGGGATGTTCGAGGCCAGCGCCGCGCCGCCGACCGCCGCGACGAAGGCGGCGATCGCCATCGGCGCCGCCGTTCGCATGTCCGGATGGACCCGCCGGTAGTAGGTGATGGAACTGGTGGACGTGCCCATGATCGAGCCGACCTTGTTCGTGGCCAGAGCCTGCACGGCGGTGATGTCCGGGACGAACAGCAGCAGGGCCGGGAGCTGGATCAGGCCGCCGCCGCCGACCACGGCGTCGACCCAGCCGGCCGCGAACCCGGCCAGCACGAGCAGCGCGATCACGCCGAGCGTCAGTTCGAGGCCACCGGTCCCCGGGAGGGTGATCGTGGCATCGGCGAGCATCGGGGCGTCGGGCACGGAGCAGGTCTACCACCTCCGCTCGCCCGCCGCCGAGCCGGTCCGAACCGCGGGGCACACGATCCGGACACAGGACCCACGCAGGGCACGCCGCCGATCCGGCGTGTCCACGGGATCGGCGGCCCCTAGCGTATGGGCATGTCGACACCGCAGCCGGCGGGCGGCCAGCCGCCGCCCCCTCCACGCCCCACCGCGACCCCGGCGGACACGGGTCCGCCGCCCCTGGGGTCCGGCTCGCCAGCAGCACCGGCCGCTGCGGCGGCAGGGCCGGCGATCCTGGCCCGCGACCTGCACCGCTCCTTCGGCACGGTACGGGCCGTGGCCGGCGTGGACCTGGCGGTACGGCCCGGATCGGTCACCGCGCTGATCGGCCCGAACGGCTCCGGCAAGACGACGCTGCTGCTGATCCTCGCCGGGCTGCTCACCCCCGACCACGGTTCGGTGCTCGTGGCCGGGGCCGATCCCGCATCGTCGGCGACCGCCCGGGCCCGGATCGGCTGGATGCCCGACGCGTTCGGCACCTGGGACTCCCTGACCGCGTTCGAGGTGCTCACCACGATGGCCGGCGCGTACCGGCTGGGGCGGGAGCAGGGTCGCGACCGCGCCTGGGACCTGCTCAGGACGGTGCACCTTGACGACCTGGCCACCGCGCCCGCGCACACGCTCTCGCGCGGGCAGAAGCAGCGGCTGGGCATGGCGCGCGCGCTGATCAACTCCCCCGACGTGCTGCTCCTCGACGAGCCCGCGTCCGGGCTCGATCCGCGCTCCCGGATCGAGATGCGCTCCCTGCTTCGTGGCCTGGCTGCCGCGGGCACCACCGTGCTGATCTCCTCCCACGTCCTCGCCGAGCTGGACGAGATGGTCGACGACGCGGTGTTCCTCTCCCGTGGTCGCACGGTCAGCGCCGAGCAGCTCCACGCCGGTGCCGGGACCCGCCGGTGGCGGCTGCGCTCCCTCGACGGCCCGGCGCTGCAGCAGTGGGCGTTCGAGGCACGGATCACTCTCGTCCCGGACACCGACGCGCCCGACGGCGGGGGCTCGGTCCTCGTGGATCTCACCGACGACGCGGCTGCTGCGGCGCTGCTCGCCGCAGCGGTCGGAGCCGGGGTTCCGGTGGTCTCGCTCGCCCCCGTCAGTGGTCTGCTCGAGCAGGCCTACCTCTCCCTGGATACGGACCGACGATGACGACGACCTTCACCGTTCCCCTGGAACCGAGCGGCCCCGGCGGCGGATCGCCGGCTCCCGACACCGCGGCGCACGCGATCTCCTGGCATGGGGTCCGTACGATCGCGGTGCTGGAACTGCGGCAACGGATCAGGTCCACGCGGTGGCGGGTCGCCCTGGCGGTCTGGTTCGCCCTGGTCGGCCTGGTCAGCGTCCTCATCGGTGGGGCGTTCGCGTCCCTCGGCGGCGACCCCAAGTGGGCCTTCGGCCTGGTCCTGATGTTCGTGCTCGGCCTCGGCCTGGTGGTGGCGCCGACGCTCGCGTCCACGGCGATCAACGGTGACCGCAGCGCCGGCACCCTCGCGATCCTGCAGGTGACGCTCCTCTCGCCGGCGGACATCGCCGTCGGGAAGCTCCTGGCCGGGTGGGCCGCGGCACTGGCGTTCCTCGTGGTCTCGCTGCCGTTCCTGATCTGGAGCGCCCTGCTCGGCGGCACCACGGTGGGCGGGTTCTTCCTGTCCCTGGCCGTGCTCGCCCTGATGCTCGGCGTGGTCTGCGCGATCGGGCTCGGGTTCTCCGCGCTCACCGCACGCACCGCCGGCTCCAGCGTGCTCACGTACATCGCCGTCGCCTCGCTCACGGTGCTGACGCCGATCCTGTTCGTGCTGACGCTCCCGGCGGTGACCACCACGGAGCAGGTCGAGGTCTACGGCCTCGCCCAGGGTCCCCCGGCCGACGGGGAGAACAGCGGGTGCGAGACCTTCACCGCCGAGCGCGAGGTCAGCCACACCGAGCGGACCTGGTGGCTGCTCGCGATCAACCCGTTCGTGATCCTCGCGGACACCGGCGCCCAGCCGGGCCTCGACCCGGAGGACTCGGGCCCGTTCGAGGCGATCCGCGCGGCGACGAACGAGATGCGCAACGGCCCGCCGGACGTCGTGCAGGAATGCTGGTGGGAGAGTCAAGCGCCCCCAGAGGTCGATCACGGCACGCCGGTCTGGCCGTGGGGGCTGGGCGCGAACCTGCTGCTCGGGGCAGCCGGGCTCGCGGTCGCGATCCGCCGGCTCAAGGTGCCCTACCGCACCCTGCCGGGGGGCACGCGGGTGGCATAGCCTTCGCGACGCGCGCATTCACCCGTGCGCGCCCGCGATCGGCGCGCCGTCGCGATCGGCGTGCGTCCGCGCACCCGCTCTCCTGTGCTCGGCGCTTCCGCGGAAGCGCCGGGGCTTCAGCCCCCGGTGTGCAGGGCGTCGAACTCGGCCTCTCCGGCCACGTCGTCGTCCACGTCCAGGCGCAGGTGCGAGATCAGGCTGAGCAGGATCCGCATCGCGCTGGCCGCGCGCTCACCCCAGGCCGACAGGTAGGAGAACTGCCACCACCACAGCGCCTCCGACGGGTTCCCGGCCCGGTGGTGCGCCAGCCCGACGCTCAGGGCCTGCGCGATGTCGGACAGGTCATTGCTCAGCGCGCCGGCGCTGACCTCCGGGCTGACCAGCGGGTCCGCCACCTCGGTGTACTCGTCGATGCCCTCCAGCACGTTCGCCAGAGACACCCGGAGCGGCTCGAGGTCACCCTCGGGTCCGTCGTCGGGCTCGAACCGCTCGGCCGGGACGATGTCCACGATCGCGCCGAGGCGGGCACCGGCGGCGCTGAGATCGGAGACTGCGAGCAGCAGCAGCGGGATGGAGGAGTCCGGGCTCACCCCGGCGGCGACCTCGCGGACGGTGTCTAGGAATCGCTCGGCGACCCCGGCGGTCGCGGTGGCAAGCACCAGCAGGTCGGCATCCAGACCGTGGTTCTCAGACATCGATGCTCCTCCGTCCCTCGAACGCCCGGCCGAGCGTGATCTCGTCGGCGTACTCCAAGTCTCCACCAACGGGCAGACCGGAGGCCAGGCGGGAGATGGTCAGCCCCATCGGCCGCAGCATCCGGGCCAGGTAGGTGGCCGTGGCCTCGCCCTCGACGTTCGGGTCGGTGGCGATGATGATCTCCTGGATGGCGCCGTCGGCGAGCCGGGTCATCAGCTCCCGGATCCGGAGGTCGTCCGGTCCCACCCCGTCGATCGGATTGATGGCGCCGCCGAGCACGTGGTAGCGGCCGCGGAACTCCCGGGTGCGCTCGATCGCGACCACGTCCTTGGCCTCCTCGACCACGCACAGCATGGCCGGATCCCGGCGTGGGTCCCGGCAGATCCGGCACTGGGCGTCCTCGGAGACGTTGCCGCAGATCTCACAGAACCGGACCTTGGTCTTGACCTCGGTGAGCACGTGGGCGAGGCGCCGCACGTCCGCCGGGTCGGCCGCGAGGATGTGGAACGCGATCCGCTGCGCGCTCTTGGGGCCCACGCCGGGCAGCCGGCCGAGTTCCTCGATGAGGTCGGCGATGATTCCCTCGTATGCGGCCATCAGGGCTGTCCGTCCGTGGTCTCGGTGATCTCATCGATCACGGTGCCGCCGAGCAGGCGCGCCACGAGCGGCGCGCCGATGAGGCCGGAGGACTCGATGTCCGGGTCCGACATGTCGGGTTCGTCGATCGATGCCGCAGGGCCCGACGGCGGCCGGTCGCCGCCCCGCGGGCCGGCGCCATTGGTCTGGGCGGCGCGGGCGGCCGCGAACGCGGCGTCCCGGGCGGAGCCGGGCGCGCCGGCACCGGTGGGTGCGGCGGGGCCCGGTGCCGAGCTGCGCGGCGTGGAGGCGCGCCCACCCCGGTAGGGCTCGGGCGGCGGACCGTCGTCGAAGTCCGGTGGCTCGGCCGGGGGGATGTCGTCGTCCGGCGCCGTCCGTGCCGCGCCGCCGGCCGACGGCGGCCGGTCGCCGGGGCCACGCTCGCGCCGGGTGCCGCCGGACGGCGGATCCTCATCGGTGCCACGACCGTCGTTCGGACCACCTGTGCTGTCGGTGCCTCCGGTGGCGCTCCTGCCTCCGGTGGCGCTCGGGCCTCCAGCGCTGGTCGCGCCACCCGCGCTCGAACCCGCGTCGTCCCCGGGGATGTCCCAGGGCGGGGGCGGGAAGTCGTCGTCCGCGGCGGAACCGCCGGTAGCAGCCTCGGCCGGGGCGGAACCGCCGGTGGCGGCGTCGGCCGCGGGGGCGGTGGTGCCTGCCCGGGCGGGCGGCTCGGGGTCGTCGGACTCGCCGTCTCCGGAGCCGGACGGCCCGGCTGGTGCGCGGCCGCCCGAGGCCTGGGTCGCCGAGCCGGCGGACGGCTGCGACCGTGCCGACGGCTCGGCCGCCCGGTTGCTCGCGTCCTGAGCAGCGGACCCGTGCGAGGCCGACGGCGAGGCGGGGCCTGCGGAGACCGGCCCCGGCGAGGCGCCTGGGGAGCCGGCCGCCGGACTCGCCCCCGCGTCCGGGTTCGCAGACGCAGCGGGGTTCGCCGATGCACCCGGGTTCGCAGGTGCAGCAGGGTTCGCCGGGGCACCCGGGTTCGCCGGGGCTGGATTCGCCGGTGGGGGTGGGCTTGCAGGCGCAGCCGGTCGACCCCAGTCGGCCTCGGCGCGACTCACCGCGTCGTTGCCGGGGGTCTGACCACCGGTGGGCGCACCAGCGTCGGCCGGGTCATGGCCTGCATCGCCGGACTGGGCGCCGGACTGACCGGCGGGAGCGCTGCCGTCGGCGACGACGGCGTCGATGCGCACGGACAGGCCGAGCGTCTCGGACAGCGCACGCTGAAGGTGTTCACCGTGGCTGCCGTTGCGGAACGCCGAGGCGAGCCCCGGGGTGGAGAACCCGAGCGCGAGGTGCGTCGCGGTCAGGTCGACGACCTGGGCGTCCTGGGAGATGAGAGCCCAGGTGGTGCGCTTGATCCTGGTCAGGGTCTCCAGGACCTCGGGCCAGCGCCGGCGGACCTGCTCGGCCGTCATCCCGGCGGATGTGGCGGGCGCGGCCTCGGCAGCGGGCGCCGCGGCCGGGGGCGTGGCGGTTGGAGGCGGTGTGGCGGCGGCCTGTGGCGCGGCCGGAGCCGCCGAGACAACCGGCCGGTCCGGTGCTTCCGACTCAGGAGCAGAGCCGGATCCAGCTCGCTCGGTCGAGTGACTGTCGGATGCTGCCGGCTCGGAGTCGAGGGCGTCGGACGTTGGCTCGTGGGGCGCGGCGTCCGTTGCTCCGGTGGACAAACCGTGGTCCGCCTGCTCGCCCGGCGCATGCGCCGCGGGTACGCCCGACCGGTCGCCGCCGGCGGCGTGATCGGCTGCACCACCCACGGGAGAAGGCTGTGTCGGTGCGGGCTGCGCTGACGGGTCCGAGGTCGGGACCGGCTCCTGTGGCCGCGCAGGGTCGGCCGCAGCGGATGCCTCGGCCGCAGCGGGCGCCTCGGCGGGTGCGGATGACTGCGGCTGCGGGAGCGCCGGCCCACGCGGAGCCAGCGGGGCTCCGCCGCTGAGCGCACCCTCCAGACGGTCCAGCCGGGCGTTGAAGCCGTCGACGCCGTCGTCCGCGGCGGGCAGGAGCAGGCGGGCGCAGAGCAGCTCCAGCTGCAGGCGCGGCGACGTCGCTCCGATCATCTCCGTCAACGCGAGGTTCACCAGGTCCGCGGCCCGGGACAGCGCGCCCAGGCCGAGGTGCTGGGCCTGCACCCGCATCCGCTCCAACTGGTCCTCGGGGACGGCCCGCAGCACCGTGCCCGCCTGTTCGCCGGCGGCGAGCACCACGATCAGGTCGCGCATCCGCTCGAGCAGGTCCTCGACGAACCGTCGCGGCGCGTGCCCGGAGTCGATCACCCGCTCGACGACCCGGAACAGGCTGGCCCCGTCCCGCGCGGAGAGAGCGTCGATCGCGTCGTCGAGAAGCGCGCCGTGGGTGAACCCGAGCAGGGCGACGGCCCGCTCGTAGGTGATCTCGCCGTCGTCCGCGCCGGCGATCAACTGGTCCAGGACGGACAGGGAGTCCCGCACGGACCCACCGCCGGCGCGGACCACGAGCGGCAGGACGCCGGAGGCCACGGTGATGTTCTCGGCGGTGGCCAGCCGCTCCAGGTAGGCGGTGAGCTGCTCGGGCGGGACGAGCCGGAACGGGTAGTGGTGGGTCCGGGACCGGATCGTGCCGATGACCTTGTCCGGCTCGGTGGTCGCGAAGATAAACTTCACGTGTGCCGGCGGCTCCTCGACGAGCTTCAGCAGGGCGTTGAAGCCCTGCGTCGTGACCATGTGCGCCTCGTCGAGGATGAAGATCTTGTACCGGTCCCGGGCCGGGGCGAACGCGGCGCGCTCGCGCAGCTCACGGGCATCGTCGACACCGTTGTGGCTCGCGGCGTCGATCTCGACGACGTCGAGGCTGCCGGGGCCACCCCGGGCCAGCTCCACGCAGCTGTCGCAGGTCCCGCACGGGGTATCGGTGGGTCCCTGGGCACAGTTGAGGCAGCGCGCCAGGATCCGGGCGGACGTCGTCTTGCCGCAGCCGCGAGGCCCGGAGAACAGGTACGCGTGCGTCACCCGGTTGGCCCGCAGGGCAGCCATCAAGGGCTCAGTGACGTGCTCCTGACCGATCACGTCGGCGAACGTCTCTGGCCGGTAGCGGCGATACAGCGCGGTGCTCACCCGATCACAATAGGCGGCGGCACCGACACCGCACACTCGCCTGTGTCCGGCCGGCCCGATCCCGGCGCGTACCGACACAACCCGGCCTCACCGGAGGCCCTCGGAGGACGTGAAGGACCCCCCGCGTACCCATCAGAGCCCACCTGCCCTTGCTGCCTTCCGGCCCTGGGGGGGTTCAGCGGGATGACGCCACACGGGGGGTCTGCCGTCCAGTCTAACTGGACCTGCGCACAGGTTCGAACCGCCCAAGGCGGCGACACCGGCGACGGCGACCATCCGCCGTCAGGCATCGGCCTTCGGCCGACCGGCTCAGCCGGACTCGGTCCGGTGCACCCGCACCGAGACGATCCGGTGGCCGTCGATCTCGACCACCTCAAGGACGTGGTCGCCGGCCGGCACGACGTCGCCGACCTTCGCAACCCGGCCGAGCCGGTCCAGGAAGTACCCGCCGACGGTCTCGTAGTCACCCTCATCAGCGAGCTCGAAGCCGACGCGCTCGGCGAAGTCCTCCAGGTTGAGCCCGGCGTCGATGAGCCCGTCGTCCTCGGTGGGCGCGGGCGCGCCGGCCAGTTCGAGATCGTGCTCGTCGTGGATCTCGCCGACGAGTTCCTCGACGAGGTCCTCCAGCGTGACGATGCCGTCGGTGCCGCCGTACTCGTCGATCACGACCGCGATGTGGATGCGGGCGCGGCGCATGATGGACATCGACGGCAGCAGGGCATTAGTGGACGGCAGCACCACCACCTCGCGGGCCAGGTCCCGGACCTTCTGGACGGTCGGCGCCGGGCGCACGGTCGCGGGGATCTCCTCGTCGTCGCCGGCGAGGGTGGCGACGTCCGCGAGGAACAGGTCCCGCACGTGCACGAAACCGAGGATG
Coding sequences within:
- a CDS encoding S9 family peptidase, whose translation is MPIDRAIGRAHRAADRASRVPGDTAEAWPPPPWEERFRARRVGLPEWARGNPDRAVVIATAGGAQQVHSWTVSTGALVRATDRPHGTTDATIDPTGAWIWWFDDTDGDEFGTWRRQPFASTVTRRPEHPISLPPAYAAGLLLHDDGTAVIGRSDDAYGTQVHAVRAGVPDAVPVPLYHHAQDAEAAALSRDGNLVAVEHSERGDNRHPAIRVLSVDNGARVADLDDGPGLGLWAIAFAPLPGDPRLLVRHERSGATRLLIWDVRTGLIRPIDPGLPGDVADADFFPDGRSLLIAQDHEARTLLFRYDLQDGSVRQVGSAVGTVSGATPRPDGDVWIARSSAAEPREVISAATGAALITLNGPRPPASVPVEDVWADGPGGRIHGLLRRPSTGTAPYPVVVDVHGGPTWHDSDSFDPYAAAWTDHGFAVLKVNYRGSTGYGSAWRDALEAKVGFTELADIAAVHDALVADGTLDANRSVLVGASWGGYLTLLGLGTQPERWTLGVAGVPVADYIAAYEDEMDSLKAFDRSLFGGSPEQVPDAYRVSSPLTYVDAVRAPVLILAGQNDPRCPYRQVENYVTALRGRGATVETYTYDAGHGSHVDHERVRQMRAELEFVLRHLPGARA
- a CDS encoding aspartate-semialdehyde dehydrogenase; the encoded protein is MGVRIGVVGATGQVGAVMRRLLEERDFPADAVRYFASARSAGTTLPWKGEDIVVEDAATADVSDLDIAVFSAGASTSRTQAPRFAAAGVTVVDNSSAFRMDPDVPLVVSEVNPEAIADARKGIIANPNCTTMAAMPVLKALHDEAGLQRLIVSTYQAVSGSGVAGVEELDSQIRAAVGQDTKALAQDGKAVTFPEPNKYVAPIAFNVVALAGNLVDDGSGETDEDQKLRNESRKILGLPELLVSGTCVRVPVFTGHSLSINAEFAQPLSVARATEILAAAPGVQLSEVPNPLEAAGQDPSFVGRIRQDPGVPDGRGLALFVSNDNLRKGAALNTIQIAELLAAR
- a CDS encoding aspartate kinase, with the protein product MALIVQKFGGSSVADAASIQRVAKRVTETKTAGNEVVVVVSAMGDTTDELLDLAAAISDSPPNREMDILLTAGERISMALLAIAIHELGTDAQAFTGQQAGVITDTSHGNARIIDVSPSRIQRVLEGGAVAIVAGFQGVTQHTNDVTTLGRGGSDTTAVALAAALGADVCEIYTDVDGLFTADPRIVPAARRIDRITTEETLEMAANGAKILHLRAVEYARRYGVPIHVRSSFSLNEGTLVTDADPEEGPMENPIISGVAHDSSQGKVTVVGVPDVPGKAAQLFEAVAAAGVNIDMIVQNVSEQETGRTDISFTLPTDQSKAAKEALEATAAELGYQSLNYDEGVGKLSLVGAGMRSHPGVSARLFGALRDAGINIEMISTSEIRISVVTRSEDLEPAVRAVHTAFGLDADEVEAVVYGGTGR
- a CDS encoding sulfite exporter TauE/SafE family protein; the encoded protein is MLADATITLPGTGGLELTLGVIALLVLAGFAAGWVDAVVGGGGLIQLPALLLFVPDITAVQALATNKVGSIMGTSTSSITYYRRVHPDMRTAAPMAIAAFVAAVGGAALASNIPEQALRPIIIVVLILVAIYTAAKPKLGAVTDLRWSGNRHYGAAVALGLAIGAYDGLLGPGTGSFLVISLVSVLGYAFLPASALAKIVNFATNLGALVFFVPYGAVLWGIGIVVGAANILGAYLGARMAVAKGSGFIRIAFLVVVAALIIKLTWDVVSGN
- a CDS encoding ABC transporter ATP-binding protein, coding for MSTPQPAGGQPPPPPRPTATPADTGPPPLGSGSPAAPAAAAAGPAILARDLHRSFGTVRAVAGVDLAVRPGSVTALIGPNGSGKTTLLLILAGLLTPDHGSVLVAGADPASSATARARIGWMPDAFGTWDSLTAFEVLTTMAGAYRLGREQGRDRAWDLLRTVHLDDLATAPAHTLSRGQKQRLGMARALINSPDVLLLDEPASGLDPRSRIEMRSLLRGLAAAGTTVLISSHVLAELDEMVDDAVFLSRGRTVSAEQLHAGAGTRRWRLRSLDGPALQQWAFEARITLVPDTDAPDGGGSVLVDLTDDAAAAALLAAAVGAGVPVVSLAPVSGLLEQAYLSLDTDRR
- a CDS encoding ABC transporter permease; the encoded protein is MTTTFTVPLEPSGPGGGSPAPDTAAHAISWHGVRTIAVLELRQRIRSTRWRVALAVWFALVGLVSVLIGGAFASLGGDPKWAFGLVLMFVLGLGLVVAPTLASTAINGDRSAGTLAILQVTLLSPADIAVGKLLAGWAAALAFLVVSLPFLIWSALLGGTTVGGFFLSLAVLALMLGVVCAIGLGFSALTARTAGSSVLTYIAVASLTVLTPILFVLTLPAVTTTEQVEVYGLAQGPPADGENSGCETFTAEREVSHTERTWWLLAINPFVILADTGAQPGLDPEDSGPFEAIRAATNEMRNGPPDVVQECWWESQAPPEVDHGTPVWPWGLGANLLLGAAGLAVAIRRLKVPYRTLPGGTRVA
- a CDS encoding DUF5063 domain-containing protein translates to MSENHGLDADLLVLATATAGVAERFLDTVREVAAGVSPDSSIPLLLLAVSDLSAAGARLGAIVDIVPAERFEPDDGPEGDLEPLRVSLANVLEGIDEYTEVADPLVSPEVSAGALSNDLSDIAQALSVGLAHHRAGNPSEALWWWQFSYLSAWGERAASAMRILLSLISHLRLDVDDDVAGEAEFDALHTGG
- the recR gene encoding recombination mediator RecR — its product is MAAYEGIIADLIEELGRLPGVGPKSAQRIAFHILAADPADVRRLAHVLTEVKTKVRFCEICGNVSEDAQCRICRDPRRDPAMLCVVEEAKDVVAIERTREFRGRYHVLGGAINPIDGVGPDDLRIRELMTRLADGAIQEIIIATDPNVEGEATATYLARMLRPMGLTISRLASGLPVGGDLEYADEITLGRAFEGRRSIDV